The sequence TGGACGCCGGAGTCCTCGCCGACATGCACGGGCGCGTCGTGAACACGCGTGTCGTCGTGCTCGAGCCGGTGCGTGAGCGCGCGAGCGGCCCCGCGGCCGCGCGGGTCCGGGTGCTGGACGGGGCCGGCCGCGGCGAGCAGGCCGTGCTCAGCTCACGGAGGTGGCCGCGGCCCGCGAACGCGGGGAGGGGCGTGTTCGACGTGGCGGTCGGGGACATCGTCGCGGTCTCGGGGCAGGTGGGGCCGCTCGGGTTCGCGGACGCCTACCAGCGGCTGCGGAACGCGCACGCGGCGATCGAGGCCGTCCGGGTCGAGCCGACGGGGGAGCGGCGCGGTGGCGTGGCGGGCGCCCTGGACGGCGTGCGGCGACGCGCGGAGGCGGGCCTCACGCAGCGGCTCGGCGCGTCGGAGTCCGCGCTGCTGCGCGGGATGGTGCTCGGGGCGGACGAGCGGCTCACGCCCGAGGTCAAGGAGGACTTCCAGCGGTCCGGGCTCGCGCACATCCTGGCGGTGAGCGGGCAGAACGTGATGCTGCTGGCCATCCTCGTGATCGCGGCGGCGACGCTGCTCGGGCTGCCGATCCGGACGCGGCTCGTGATCGCCGCGCTGGCGATCGCGCTGTACGTGCCGCTCACGGGCGCGGGACCGTCGATCCAGCGCGCGGGCGTGATGGGCATCGCCGGGCTGGTGGCGGCGCTCGCCGGACGGCCGACGCAGCGCTGGTACGCGCTGCTGCTGGCGGCCGCGGCGACGCTGGCGCTGAACCCGCGGACGGTGCAGGAGCCGGGTTGGCAGCTCTCGTTCGCCGCGGTCGCGGCGCTGCTGGCGGGGTTCACGCCGCTGAGCGAGGCGTTCAAGCGCCACCTGCCGGACCCGGTGGCGGAGGCGACGGCGCTCACGCTCGCCGCGACGATCGGCACCGCGCCGCTGATGGCGTTGCACTTCGAGGCGATCTCGCTCGCCGCCTTGCCCGCGAACCTGCTGGCGGCACCGGCGATCGCGCCCGTGATGTGGCTCGGCGTCATCGCGTGCGCCGCCGCGCAGGTCGCCGCGCCGCTCGCGACGCCGTTCGCGCTGCTCACGGCCCCGCTGCTCGTGTACGTCCAGCACGTCGCGCGCTTGACCGCGTCCACGCCGCTGTCCGTCGTCGAGATCCATGCGAGCGCTCCGCTCGTCCTGGCTGGCTGGGCGGCGCTGGCGCTGGCGCTGCTCGCCGCCGCCGCGCTCAGGCGCGGGAGCGGCCGCCCGCCAGGGCGGCGCCTGCGCGTGGTTCCGGCCGCCGCGGGCCTGGTCGTCGCGGTGACGGCCGCGGCCACGGCGACCGCGCTCACGCGCCAGGGCGGGGCCCCGCCGCCGCCCGGCGTCCTGCGCGTCACGTTCCTGGACATCGGTCAGGGCGACGCGACGCTGATCGAGCTCGACGGCACCGCCGTGCTCGTGGACACCGGCAAGCCCGACGGCCCGATCCTCGAGCGCCTGCGGAAGGCCGGCGTCGACCGGCTCGACGCCCTGATGCTCACGCACGCGGAGACCGACCACGAGGGCGCCGCCCCGGCGGTGATCGCCGAGCACCGTCCACGGCTGATCGTCGACGGCGGCGCGGGCTGGAGCTCGCGGGTGCAGCGCGCGCTCGCCCGGCACACGGTCCACGCGCCCGCGGCGGGGGAGACGATCACGCTCGGCGGGCTCCGCTTCCGCGTCCTGTGGCCGCCGCGCCGGCCCGCCGGCTGGCGCGCGACGGGCGACCCGAACGACAACGCGCTCGTCATGCGCCTGGAGGCCGAGGGCGTCTCGGTGTTCCTCAGCGCCGACGCCGAGTCGCCCGTCCTCAGCGGGCTGGCCCTCAGCCCGGTCGACGTGCTCAAGGTCCCGCACCACGGCAGCGCCGACCCCGGGCTGCCAAGCCTGCTCGAACGCCTGCGACCCAGGATCGCCGCGATCGAAGTGGGGCAGGAGAACACCTACGGCCATCCGGCGCCGTCGACGACACGGGCGCTCGCGGCCGCGGTGAAGACCGTCGTGCGGACGGATCGGGACGGGACGGTCCGCCTGCACGCCGACGACGGACGGCTGTGGGTGGAGCGCTGATGTCCGGACCCAGACAGGCCAGGAACGCACAGACGCGGGCCCCGCGTCGGGTTGGTCACGAAACCGTCACCTGTCGGCGTCCACGCGCTGTAAGTTGGCGGCCGTCTCTCGGATTCCCTCGCGGAAAGGACTCCCACATCGTGAAACCTCGCCTCTTGTCGATCCTGGGCGCGGCGCTCGCCGCCGCCGCGGTCGCTGCGCCGGCCGCGCAGGCGGCCTCGACCACCGTCGTCATCCAGGGCGTCGCCTTCCGCGGTCCCACCGGCGGCAACGACGAGTACATCCAGATCAAGAACATCTCCGCGTCGCCGCAGAACATCGGCGGCTGGGAGGTCTTCGGCTCCACCGCCACGGGCACGTCGCCGCAGTCGCGCGCGAAGGTCCCCGCGGGCGTCACGCTCCCGGCCGGCAAGTCGTACCTGTTCACGAACGTCCAGACCGGCGGCACCGGCGGCTCCTACTCCGGCAGCGTCCCGGGCGATCAGACGTACACGAGCGGCATCAACGACGCTGCCGGCATCCAGCTGCGCGACGGAGCCGGCACGGTCATCGACTCGGTCGGCCACGTGGCTCATCCGTGGCGCGAGGGCACGGGCCTGAACTTCCCGACCGTGAACGGGCCCGACGCGTTCATCCGCAAGGCGGCGCCGGACACCGACGACAACGCCAGCGACTTCACCGGCCCGCAGGCGTTCGCGCCCGAGAGCTGCGGAGCGGCCTGCGTCGGCACGGACCCCGAGCCGGGCGAGGGCTGCCGGGCGGTACCGGCGGTCACGCCGATCACGAGTATCCAGACGCTCGGCGCCCAGTCCGCGTGCAACGGCACGCGCGTCCGCATCAAGGGCATCGTGACCGGCATCGACAACCTCTACGGCTCGAACTACGAGAACATCTACAAGGGCGACTCGGGCATCTGGATCCAGGAGGCGACGCGCTCGGAGACGGCAACCACGTCGAGCGCGATCTTCGTCGCCGGCATCCGTCGCGCCGTGACGAACCCCGAGGACGTGATCGGCCGTGAGGTCGTGATCGAGGGCCGCGCAGGAGCGAAGTTCGGCCAGGTCGAGGTCGTGCCGGACGGCGTGGGCTTCACCACGGACCGGGATGCCAAGGAAGTCGACCTGAACAGCGTCGCCGTCTCGGTCAGCGCGGACAAGCAGCCGCTGCCGGCCCCGGTCGTCCTCGACCAGACGAAGGCCGAGGAGCAGGATCCGATCAACCGCCCGTACTACCGCGCGCTGCAGGGCATGCGCGTGACGCTCCCGGTCGGCATCGCCACCGGCGGCGGCACGACGAAGTTCCGCGACGTGTTCGTCGAGCCGGGCACCGACGCCACGCGCCTGTTCCGCAAGAACGATGCGGCAGCGGTGACCACGCCGTGGTCCGACGCACCCGCCGAGCTCGGCATCTCGCCCGACGGCGGCGCCGGCAACCCGGCCGACCCGCGCCTGCCGTGGCGCTCGACCACGCAGGTGGACCTGGACCTGTTCGACGTGGTCAAGGGCGTCACCGGCCCGCTGAGCTACAGCTTCAGCTACTTCAAGATCGTCCCGCAGCTGGCGGGCGCGCCCGCGCCGACGATCGAGCGCGGCCCGATCAACGCGGCCTACCCGCCGGCCGTCCCGGCGCCCGCCGAGAGCTCCCTCCGCGTGGCGTCCTTCAACGTCGAGAACCTGTTCCCCGTGGGGGAGTCCAACGACGGGCACACGATCACGCAGGCCGAGTACGACGAGCGCGTCCGCACGATCTCGTTGGCGGTCAAGAACTTCCTCAAGGAGCCGGACGTGATCGCCGTCCAGGAAGTCGCGGTCATCAACGGCAAGAACGCCCTCACCGGGCTGGCGGCCAAGCTCGGCAACTACACGGGCTACATCGCCCCGAACAACGACGGCCGCGGCATCGCGACCGGCTTCCTGGTCAAGAACGGCACGACGGCCACCAATGGCCGGGTGATCGGCCGCGACGTCCCCGGCCCGTGGGCGAACGCGGGCGTGTGCGACCTCTACCCGGGCAAGCTGTTCGACCGCGCCCCGTACGCGCTGGAGCTCAAGAAGGGCGACATCAGCTTCACCGCCCTGAGCAACCACTTCGCCTCGCAGTCGCACCAGAACCAGTGCCGCATCGACGAGGCCAAGTGGGTCCGCGACACCGCCGCCGAGATGCAGCAGCAGGGGCAGAACGTCCTCGTGGCGGGCGACCTGAACGACTTCGAGTTCTCCTCCGCGCTGAGCACGCTCGCGGGCGGCAACGTCCTCACGAACCTGTGGACGAAGGCGCCGCTCGGCCAGGCCTACTCGTACAAGTTCAACGGCCACCTGCAGACGCTGGACCACATCTTCGTCACCTCCGGCCTCGAGTCGCGCGTGACGGACTTCCGCTACGTCCACTTCGACAACGACTACTACGAGCGTCCCGAGGGCGACGGCACCGGCATCTCCGACCACGACCCGCCGGTGGTGACGTTCGGCCTGCGGGAGGGCGCGAGCGTCTCACAGCCGAGCACGCTCAACGGCAGCGTCCCGGCGACGCTGGCGCTGACGATCGGCAACGCCTCGTTCGGCACCTTCACGCCGGGCGACGCGCGGGACTACACGACGACGCTGGACGCGACGGTCACCTCGACCGGCGAGGACGCGACGCTGAGCGTCTCGGACGGATCGAGCACCGCGCCCGGCCGACTGGTCAACGGCTCCCGCGCGCTGCGCTCCCCGGTCCAGATCAACGCCGACGGCGGCGCGTTCGCGCCGCTGCGCACGGACAACGGCGCGCTCACGCTCGCGTCCTGGACGGAGCCGATCAGCACCCGCAAGGTCACGCTCGGCTTCAAGCAGTCGATCGCGGGTGACGAGGGCCTGCGCACCGGCAGCTACGCCAAGACGCTCACGTTCACGCTGAGCACCACCGCGCCGTAGCGCGCGGCCACAGCACGATGCAGGATCGAGGGGGCGCCGCACGGCGCCCCCTCGGCGTTCCTCGGCCGGAGCGCGGGTACCGCTGGAACGACCGCTAACGTCAACGCCGTGCCTGCCTTCCGCGCCGCCTACCTCATCCACGGCGACGACCACGGTCGCATCGCGGAGCGTCGCGCCCGCCTGCGGGCGATGGCCGAGGAGGAGGCCGGCACCGCCGGCGTGGAGGTCTACGAGGGTGACCAGTGCACGCCCGCCGCGGTGGAGATCGCGCTCTCGACGATGACGTTCGCGATGGGCCGGCGGTTCGTGATCGCCGACGGCGTCGAGCGGTGGAAGGACTCCGAGATGGCGCCCATCGCCGCCGCGCTCAAGTCCGCCGACCCGGAGACGCTGACGGTCGCGTTCTTCGCCCGCGAGGAGGGCCGCTACAAGGCCCCGGACAAGCTGCACGACGCCGTCAAGAAAGTCGACGGGCAGATCGCCGCCGAGAACAACGTCAAGGCGTGGGACCTCCCGAAGTGGCTGGAGGCGCAGGCCAAGACGCTGAAGATCGACCTGGACCGCGAGGGTGCGAAGACGCTCGTCGCGCAGGTCGGCGAGCGCCAGCAGCGGCTCATGCGCGAGCTGGAGAAGCTCGCGCTCGAGCATGGTCCGGGCGCGTACATCGGCCCGGAGGAGGTCATCGACTCGTGCGCGACCTCCGCGGAGAAGAAGGTCTGGAGCCTCGCCGACGCGCTGGTCGCGGGGGACAAGCAGGCCTCGCTGGAGCTGCTGCTCGAGCTGCGCCAGCAGGGCGAGCGGGTCACGGGCCTCATCTACAACATGGTCCGCCGGCTCCGCGACGCGGTGTCGGTGGCCGAAGCGCTGGAATCCGGGCAGGCGCCGGCGCAGGTCAAGCGCACGCTGCGGATGCCGCCGCGGGCCGCGGACAAGTTCATCAAGGACGTGGGCGCGCGGGACCTGCAGTCGCTGCGGCAGGCGCTCGCCGCGATGGCCGACCTCGAGGT comes from Solirubrobacter pauli and encodes:
- a CDS encoding ComEC/Rec2 family competence protein; translation: MTMRDETRAPARAARALGERGRHGLAVVRAHPRHVVLAALVAGLLLGRAQPAVVVLAAAAAAVVAGASWPAPAAVVAVLVGAAFADARLVALDAGVLADMHGRVVNTRVVVLEPVRERASGPAAARVRVLDGAGRGEQAVLSSRRWPRPANAGRGVFDVAVGDIVAVSGQVGPLGFADAYQRLRNAHAAIEAVRVEPTGERRGGVAGALDGVRRRAEAGLTQRLGASESALLRGMVLGADERLTPEVKEDFQRSGLAHILAVSGQNVMLLAILVIAAATLLGLPIRTRLVIAALAIALYVPLTGAGPSIQRAGVMGIAGLVAALAGRPTQRWYALLLAAAATLALNPRTVQEPGWQLSFAAVAALLAGFTPLSEAFKRHLPDPVAEATALTLAATIGTAPLMALHFEAISLAALPANLLAAPAIAPVMWLGVIACAAAQVAAPLATPFALLTAPLLVYVQHVARLTASTPLSVVEIHASAPLVLAGWAALALALLAAAALRRGSGRPPGRRLRVVPAAAGLVVAVTAAATATALTRQGGAPPPPGVLRVTFLDIGQGDATLIELDGTAVLVDTGKPDGPILERLRKAGVDRLDALMLTHAETDHEGAAPAVIAEHRPRLIVDGGAGWSSRVQRALARHTVHAPAAGETITLGGLRFRVLWPPRRPAGWRATGDPNDNALVMRLEAEGVSVFLSADAESPVLSGLALSPVDVLKVPHHGSADPGLPSLLERLRPRIAAIEVGQENTYGHPAPSTTRALAAAVKTVVRTDRDGTVRLHADDGRLWVER
- a CDS encoding lamin tail domain-containing protein, producing MKPRLLSILGAALAAAAVAAPAAQAASTTVVIQGVAFRGPTGGNDEYIQIKNISASPQNIGGWEVFGSTATGTSPQSRAKVPAGVTLPAGKSYLFTNVQTGGTGGSYSGSVPGDQTYTSGINDAAGIQLRDGAGTVIDSVGHVAHPWREGTGLNFPTVNGPDAFIRKAAPDTDDNASDFTGPQAFAPESCGAACVGTDPEPGEGCRAVPAVTPITSIQTLGAQSACNGTRVRIKGIVTGIDNLYGSNYENIYKGDSGIWIQEATRSETATTSSAIFVAGIRRAVTNPEDVIGREVVIEGRAGAKFGQVEVVPDGVGFTTDRDAKEVDLNSVAVSVSADKQPLPAPVVLDQTKAEEQDPINRPYYRALQGMRVTLPVGIATGGGTTKFRDVFVEPGTDATRLFRKNDAAAVTTPWSDAPAELGISPDGGAGNPADPRLPWRSTTQVDLDLFDVVKGVTGPLSYSFSYFKIVPQLAGAPAPTIERGPINAAYPPAVPAPAESSLRVASFNVENLFPVGESNDGHTITQAEYDERVRTISLAVKNFLKEPDVIAVQEVAVINGKNALTGLAAKLGNYTGYIAPNNDGRGIATGFLVKNGTTATNGRVIGRDVPGPWANAGVCDLYPGKLFDRAPYALELKKGDISFTALSNHFASQSHQNQCRIDEAKWVRDTAAEMQQQGQNVLVAGDLNDFEFSSALSTLAGGNVLTNLWTKAPLGQAYSYKFNGHLQTLDHIFVTSGLESRVTDFRYVHFDNDYYERPEGDGTGISDHDPPVVTFGLREGASVSQPSTLNGSVPATLALTIGNASFGTFTPGDARDYTTTLDATVTSTGEDATLSVSDGSSTAPGRLVNGSRALRSPVQINADGGAFAPLRTDNGALTLASWTEPISTRKVTLGFKQSIAGDEGLRTGSYAKTLTFTLSTTAP
- the holA gene encoding DNA polymerase III subunit delta: MPAFRAAYLIHGDDHGRIAERRARLRAMAEEEAGTAGVEVYEGDQCTPAAVEIALSTMTFAMGRRFVIADGVERWKDSEMAPIAAALKSADPETLTVAFFAREEGRYKAPDKLHDAVKKVDGQIAAENNVKAWDLPKWLEAQAKTLKIDLDREGAKTLVAQVGERQQRLMRELEKLALEHGPGAYIGPEEVIDSCATSAEKKVWSLADALVAGDKQASLELLLELRQQGERVTGLIYNMVRRLRDAVSVAEALESGQAPAQVKRTLRMPPRAADKFIKDVGARDLQSLRQALAAMADLEVETRGGLGGVLSEDTAAIRAVLTAAA